In Dyadobacter subterraneus, a single genomic region encodes these proteins:
- a CDS encoding endonuclease, with translation MKMTEAGAFTVITYNIAGLPEFISSAVTKRSSSIAEIGEKLNGFDIAHVQEDFNYNKYLYNSGNKHPFRTKNKGKVPFGDGLNTLSRFPVHDLQRIRWKDCSGTDCLTPKGFSFSRIEVAKDVFIDFYNVHANAWNHNSASAARRKNITQLSDFIKLNSSENAVIVMGDLNARYCFFNDNISLLNTENGLTDVWVSEKNEGKFPDLLKDFPSEDILSITDSCETVDKILFKSSKDLDLKVTDYKFENLLFSNKEGLPLSDHIPVSARFHWNIHRNVRKGIETILTKNEK, from the coding sequence ATGAAAATGACGGAGGCAGGAGCGTTTACGGTGATCACTTATAATATCGCCGGTTTGCCGGAATTTATTTCCAGTGCGGTTACTAAAAGATCTTCGAGTATTGCTGAAATAGGAGAGAAGTTGAACGGCTTTGATATAGCGCACGTTCAGGAGGATTTTAACTACAATAAATACCTTTATAATTCAGGAAATAAGCATCCATTCCGGACAAAAAACAAAGGAAAAGTACCTTTTGGAGATGGATTGAATACACTTTCAAGATTTCCCGTTCACGATTTGCAGAGAATTCGCTGGAAGGATTGCAGCGGAACGGATTGTCTGACACCCAAAGGATTTTCGTTCAGCAGGATTGAAGTTGCGAAAGATGTCTTCATCGACTTTTACAACGTACACGCCAACGCCTGGAATCATAATTCAGCATCTGCGGCAAGACGGAAAAACATTACACAGTTATCTGATTTCATCAAGCTGAATTCTTCTGAAAACGCTGTCATTGTAATGGGTGATCTTAATGCCCGTTATTGTTTTTTCAATGATAATATCAGTTTGCTCAATACTGAAAACGGGCTTACCGATGTCTGGGTTTCTGAAAAAAATGAAGGAAAGTTTCCTGATCTGTTAAAAGATTTTCCCTCGGAAGATATTCTATCCATTACCGATTCCTGTGAAACGGTAGACAAAATTCTATTTAAAAGCAGTAAGGATCTTGATCTTAAAGTGACAGATTACAAATTTGAGAATCTTCTTTTTTCCAATAAAGAAGGATTACCTCTTTCAGACCATATTCCTGTAAGCGCCAGATTCCACTGGAATATCCACCGTAATGTCAGAAAAGGTATTGAGACGATACTTACCAAAAACGAAAAGTAA